The nucleotide window GCGGTTAGGGCCGATCAGAAGATTGTCCTAGAATGTTATGCAGCTGGTTTAAAGGTAAAGCCTTTTATGGCCAGAGCATAAGAAACTCATTCAGAGGTGGTAATGGCTGAACTGGACCCTAGGGAAAACACGGAGGATCGGGTAAAACCGATGGGAGAGGTTCAATCTTTCCCCTTGGAGGGGGAAGATCAGGTGACAATGGTAGGTCGGGGCTTGGGGGAGGGTCAGGTGGCGTAGGTTGGGCAGTTGTTGATCAGGAACAAAGACTTAGTTGCATGGACGGCGACAGATATGCTTGGAATCCACCCTGATGTGATTTCTCATAAACTGTCTATATTTAGGGATGCTCGACCAGTCTCACAAAAAAAGAGGAGGATGGGAGCCGAGAAGAGAAAGGTCGTAGATGAGGAGGTTTGCAAGTTGGTAGAAGCTGGCTTCATAAGGGAGATAAAGTACACCACTTGGTTGGCAAATGTGGTAATGGTGAAGAAATCCAATGGTAAGTGGAGGATGTGCACGGACTTTATGGATTTGAATAAAGCTTGTCCAAAGGACATGTACCCGTTGTCGAGCATTGATGCATTGGTAGATGGGGTATCAGGATATGAAGTGCTCAGTTTCTTGGATGCGTATTCGGGGTATAACCAAATCCCTATGTATCGTCCGGATAGCGAGAAAACAACCTTTATAACCGAACGGGCGACCTATTGTTATGAGGTCATGCCGTTCCGCTTGAAGAATGCAGGGGTTGCATATCAGAGGTTGATGGATAAAGTCTTCCAGCAACAGATCGGTAGGTGCATGGAGGTATATGTGGACGACATGGTCATAAGAAGCCGGTCTTTGGAGGAGCATTTGAGGGACCTGGAGGAGGTGTTTGGACAGGTGAGGAAGTTTGACATGCGTCGTAACCCGTCCAAGTGTACCTTTGGGGTTCAGGCGGGAAAGTTCTTAGGCTTTATGTTGACTTCTCGGGGAATTGAAGCAAATCCTGATAAATGTAAAGCAGTGTTGGAGATGAGGAGTCCCCAAACGGTGAAAGAGGTCCAGAGGTTGGTAGGGCGCTTAACGTCGTTGTCCAGATTCATCCCTCATCTTGTCGAGCGTATAATGTCGATCTTGAAGACGATGAAGAAGACGACGCAAAAGTGTTGGAATGAGCAGAGCGAGGAAGCTTTTAAGGAAGTAAAGACGATCCTTACTCGGCCTCCGGTCATGGGCCGACCGAAAGTAGGCCATGAATTGCGGATATGTTTAGCAGCGTCTAATGAGGCTATCAGTGCAGCGTTGGTACAAGAAACCCCTCAATTCAAGTTGTTCTACTTTGTTAGTAGGAGCCTTAAGGATGTGGAGGCTCGGTATCAACAACTAGAGAAGGTGGCACTCTCTTTGATTTATGCCGCTCGACGTCTCAGGCCTTACTTTTAGAGGCATCAGGTAGTGGTTCGCACCGATTATCCCATAGCCAAGATTTTGCAGAAGCCCGATCTAGCGGGCATGATGATAGAATGGTCGATAGAGCTTTCGGAGTTTGGGTTATGGTATGAACCAAGGGGATCGGTCCGGGGTCAGCATCTTGCAGACTTTGTGGTCGAGTTACCAGGGGGGGCAAGAGGAGATGTTTCGTTGGCAGCCTTTTGTGGACGAGTCGTCTAACAAACGGGGAGGAGGAGCGGGGGTTGTCCTAGATATGTTGATCGAACAGTCGCTAGTATTTAACTTTAAGGTGAGTAATAGTCAGGCGGAATATGAAGCTTTGTTGGCCGGGATGGAGTTGGCGCGGGATTTAGGGGTAGAATCCTTAGAATGCCGAACTGATTCTTAGTTGGTGGAAGGGAAAATAGCTTCCAAATTAAGGATAATCATCTCTTGCAATATTTTCATAAAGCAAAGCGGTTAGAATCGTGTTTCAAGAACTTTCGGCTGAGGCATGTTTCCCGATCGAAAAATAGTCGAGCGGATGTATTGTCTAAGTTGGCTAGTGGGAATATGAATGGGGGTTTGTCTTCGGTAATAAGGCAAGTGTTAACAAAACCAACGATCGAATGCTTTAATGTGACTAATTCCGCGGGGCAAAAGGATTGGAAAGACGTGATTATCCGGCTGATTCAGGAGCAAGATGAAGGAGCAACTCTTACTGTGGAAGATGCAAAGCAGATACCACGATATTGCTTGGTAGGGGACGATTTATACCGAAGGGGTTATGTAACGCCCCTGTTGAATTGTTTGGTGGAAACCGAAGCATAGTATTTAATGAGAGAGCTGCATGAAGGAATTTGTGGGAGACATACCAGAGGGCGAGCCCTCAGGGCAAGAGTATTAAGAGCGGGATTTTTTTGGCCAACCCTTGAGAAAGACTGTATGACTTTCATGCAGAAGTGCATGGCCTGCCAGAAGTATGGAAATTTTTTCATGGACCGGCCACTGAATTTCAGGGTATTGTGTCCCCTTGGCCATTTGCCCAGTGAGGAATGGATATTGTTGGACCATTCCCGACCGGTCGGTCACAGATTAAGTTCTTGTTGATTGCGGTCGTTATTTCACTAAGTGGGTAGAGGCCGAACCGTTAGCTAAGATTTCAGCTACTCAGGTTCAGAAGTTTGTATGGAAGATAGTTTACAGGTTCGGTTTACCCAAGGCGATCATCACTGATAACGGTCGGCAGTTTGTAGACAAGAAACTCGTTGCTTTTTATAGAGAATTGGGAATTACACCTATTACAAGCTCGGTAGAGCACCCGCAAACGAACGACCAAGCCGAAGCAACAGATAAAATCATTGTCCAGGAGTTGAAGAAGAGGTTGGGGGAGGCAAAGGGAGCATGGGTGGATGAGTTACCTCAAGTATTATGAGGGTATCATTGTTCTCCGCATGGAGCGACGGGAGAATCACCGTTCAACTTAACCTATGGGACAGATGCCATGTTACCGGTTGAGGTGGGAGAAGCAACCCTGCGAAGACGGTTGGACGATCTGACTATGAATGATGAGGGATTGAGGAGCAACTTGGATGTCTTGCAGGAGAGAAGGGAGGTAGGAGCCATTCGGGCCGAGGCACAAAAGAGGTTAGTTGCTCGTTGGTATAATGCAAAGGTTCGACCCAGGCAGTTGCTGGGGGGAGATCTTGTTTGGCGAAAAACGGTAGAGGCCCGGAAGGATTCAACCCATGGGAAGCGAGCTGCAAACTGGGAGGGGCCGTTCAGAGTGCGAGAAAGCTTGAACAATGAGGCGTATCGACTGGAGTATTTGGACGGGAAACCGATCCCGAATACTTGGAACATatctcatttaaaattttattttagttgaatgTTGTAATGTTTATTTAACATATTGAATGAGAGCAGGTATTTGAGATATTGTGTTGTTTCGTGGAGATGAGTCGTTCggggggaagtcagaaaaatgacttcgGAAATCCCCGCGAGGGGTTACAAGGGAGGACGTTCGGggcaaagtcaggaaaatgactttcgCAAATCTGTTGAGGGCATGAGGTCAGACAAATGACTCCTGCCTTCAGTCGTTCggggggaagtcagaaaaatgacttcgGAAATCCCCACGAGGAGTTATAAGGGAGGATGTTCCGTgcaaagtcaggaaaatgactttcgCAAATCTGTGGAAGGCAAGAGGTCATAAAAATGACTCCTACCTTTAGTCGTTCggggggaagtcagaaaaatgacttcgGAAATCCCCGTGAGGAGTTATAAGAGAGGACGTTCGGTgtaaagtcaggaaaatgactttcgCAAATATGTTGAAGGCACGAggtcagaaaaatgactcctgcctTCAGTCGTTCGGGGGGAAGTTAGAAAAATGACTTCGGAAATCCCTACGAGGAGTTACAAGGGAGGACGTTCGGTGCAGAGTCaaaaatgactcctgcctcaaGTCGTTCGGGgagaagtcagaaaaatgacttcgGAAATCCCTGCGAGGAGTCATAAGGGAAGACGTTCGGTGTAGAGTCAAAAATGACGTCTACCTCAAGTCGTTCGGGTGGTTGGAAAGGTCCGTTTGGGAAGAGAAGGAGAGAAATGTTGGAAAGCGTAAAAGTGTAAACAAAGAAAGTTCGTGATATTAATAAGCTTGACACTCGGTAGGCGTTATTCAAGTAAAAGTTGAGTTCTAGTAATTAAAAGGGAAGTGCAATTACAGACCGTACAGTGTAGCTGTGTTGAGGAACCGATTCAATGGCCTCAGCGGGACTGGTCTCGGTTCCGGCGGGTAGCTGTGTTGAGGAACCAATATGAGCAGTCTCAAGTTCCGACACCAGGAGCGGTTTCGTGGTCCCAACAGAGAAATTCAAGCAGACGCTGGCCCGAGCCATAAGCTCGTAGGCCATATTCAGAGACTCGTTGGGAGTCATCTCTTTGAAAGGTGTCTTCTCTTCTGGAGTGAGGTTGAATTGAAGACGATTGGATACGTGGACGTTCGGATCAAGGGTACCGGAAAGGAGGGGACCGAAAACTTTTCTCTTCTTGGGGGGAGAAGGGGTTTTCTCGAGGGAttgcttcctttttcctttgGTCTTAGAGGCCCCTGGGTTAATGATCGGTTTGGGATCATCTGCCAGATCTTGAATCTTCAGGACTGCGTTCACTGGTTGCGAAGGAGTTGAACTAGATGGGACAACAGTCTTTGAAGAGGGGGGCACGGTCTCACCGTTCCGTTTGTTTTTACGAGCTAGGGCACGCATGAATGCTTGATGTTTTTCCATACTGCCAAAAAAGTCTGCAATAATGAGACAAATTTAGCAAGTTAATAATGATCGGttagtgaaagaaaaataaaagaaagcttACCAAACATCCTAGCACGTAAAGTGTCGGTTCCTAGAAGATCGATGAGTTTGCGAGAAGAGGTCTTCCGGGGTAGCTGATCGATTTGGCGGATTACTTCCAATTCGTCTTCGGTCATCTCGGACTTAGCCCAGGAATCCACTCGCTTTGGATTCTCGGTCCAATATAGGGGGAATTTGGGACGGTCGTCCTCAAAGAAAAATTTGGGCTGACCAGGCTCTCGTATGGCTACTTTAATGAAGTTTGATTTGAAGTCTTTGTAAGAAGAGTTAAAAGAGGTAAATAGTTGTTTATCCTTTACCGGGACCAAGGAAATCCAGGATTTGTTCGGGTGTGGTCAAGCGTGGAAGAAGTAGAGGAATGAGGCAGGGGTAGGGATTAAAACAGACCGGTACAAAGTACAACAAAGGCCTGCGTAAACGTCCAACCGTTTGGATGTAGCTGAGCGGGACAAATATTTAGCTCTCTAACATAGATATAGAAGAAATCTAGGCTATATCCTTCCCGAGCATGGCAAGCCCGCTCGTTTGAGCGACATACGACTAGGGAAATGTCAACGGTGTCTCGTCATAGGTTGGATAGTACGTCCACTCGTTCTAGCAGTCGCACTATGGAGTCGATAGTAATGAAGTAAGGAGGGTAACCGCGAACTTCGTGAGGGGCCCAGTCATAGCCTTGTACAGGCGGGGGCGGAGTTATGACGGTCCATACTAAAGAGTTATCCACGTTAAACTCGACGTCTTCGTAGGGAGCCTCTTCCCGGTCGGGTGATCTAGAAGAATGAGATGACGAAAATCCTGATGAAGACGAAGTTGCTGTGCCATCACCGTACCCCCGACCTTCATTCCCAGACTCATCGGTGGACCACGAAGATGAAGACATTACCTTGAGATTGAAGAAGATAGGTGAAAGAAGTGTGAGGTAGGGAATGGTGAAAATGAAGGGGGCCCTCCACCTTTTTATAGCCACGAAAGGCGATTTTGTGGACTCATCGCAACCGTCCATTGAGATAAGATCCTACGACTATGAGAACGTGACTCTTCAGTAAACGGTTTTGATTGACGGGTGATATCATCTCAGCTGTCCATTATGATTTTATCGTGTGGGCGATGTGTTATGACGTTTCAACTCCAATCCGAATGATTGGTCAGTTTCTTTGATAAACAACTCTAGCGATTTCGGTTTCGGAGCCTATTAAACCCCTTCGCAGGTGAAACCGCTCGGGGCTTGTGTAGTGTAGAGGGGGATCGATCGGACCGATTGGTTCGGCTAGAGTCGAAATGAGGGTAGTGTTAAAGGGCATTTATTGGCTTTGATGGAAGAGTAACGGAAGATGCGACGTTTTACggtaattaatgttaattatgaGCGTGAGGTTTATAAATATGGAGTCAATGATCAGGTATTTACTTTTGATCCAATTACATTCACTTAATCTCCTAGTGACCTagctgacttgagcgttggagtgtTTATTGGCAGAACACCACCGTTCGATATCTTTGAAGATCTTTTAGGCGTGCGAGTTAACGGACTGGGAGATAGAAGAGAATCAAGACTACTCAGTTTCGGACCCTACATACTGAAACGAATGTCATACTACATAGGTtcaatatgaattttaatttgagGTTTGTTGTGAGAAGataaaacatcaatttttattttagaatttcaaaaatagtattatcgttcttactttctttttttagaaacctACTAAAAACTTACAATAACAATGACGTAATTAATGataacaaaaagttaaaaatctaataaaaaaacttcATTTCTTTTATCCTTATTGATATTAAGTAATGATATCCTAAAActcaacaaaattatataattaattgatatttactattttaactttctttttatatctAAAAGCTTTTTTTTAGTGATTATAATCCTCTTAAAAATAGGTAGTCAAgtgattgtttgaaaaatatcttttaacatCTAAACAATCGCTTGACAGTACACTTGTAAAGctaattatcattaaaaaaaaataaacgttTACAATTgtaaaacttagaaaaaaaaaagggacaaattaatgaataataatttattgtatagTTTTATTAAGCGTCAAGATATCAtggttataatattttttagataaattttaaactaatttatttaaaatattttttgaattaataaagaatagatattattaaatatcaaatacaaTATACATTTCAGTTGAAGGAATTGTAATGGTTTCCTTAGCCATGACGCTCCTTTggattaaaaattttcaaaataagtttgaattaaacataaaagataGTGTATTGTGATGTGATTATGTTTggataaatttgttttcttgaaaAACACGTtccaatattatattttattcagaAATATGTTGATATGAAATTCGGtttgaatattaataaaaaaagtaattttactttatgttgttatttaataataaaaactaaaaaaaatagcttTCGAAAACAATTTGTTCCGGGTCTTCTCACGCCTCTCTATTACCGACCGGCCGGTCTTGCACTCTTCGCGTTCGGCTGTCCGTTATACTTAAGTTAAGACGTTCCCTGTTAAGTCcggccgggtacctgctaaaggcactccgacgctcaagtcagtgttcagtcttttaatattaaaggtagagagagagtgaaataaatgtgcattaaatgtgtccacctacctcttacctttgactcttatttatagttttcttcatgGGTCAATGATTAGTGAAaccttaatcacggcccaatcgCAGGCCTGTTaaggttaatttaattttaccttAACCCTGAATGCTTACCATATTTCAATCTTCGACCTCTACCGGACGTCCATTTAGCCCATTAAGCTAAAGCTTTGCATGGACGTCCGGTTCCTACGGTATACAAGCCCCCCAAGTTCTGATCGACATGTTTTTGACGTAACGACACAGTGACGTAGTGGCCGTCCGGCTTGATGTGGCAGCTGTACCGGATGTCGTCAGAGCATTGTGAGCATGGAGAATGTCGGGTTGTCTTGTAACGATGAACTCCGTGTGAATTCTTCAAGGTTTTTCTTATGGACAGGGTTGTGTCCGGTTATGATTATCGACAGTCATGCAGACACGACAAGCCGCTGCCAGTTTCCTTGTAGCATGTGCGGCAGTTCGAAGATACGCCGACAAGGTCCTCGGTTACCGTCCGTTGACCTGGAGTCTGTAGTTCTGCCGTTACTGCCGGGATGGGAACCCTTTGTGAATCTCGATTGTTTGTCAGATCGGACCTTTACGTGCTCGGATGCAGTCCGGGCGGTCCGGACAGGATACACAACTCATGTATTGCTTCCAACTAAAACTTTAGTTTAGTATTAAATACAGATGGAAAAATCACTTTTAGAAGAGtcaattacataataataaactaaattttgtaTGTTGAAGTGTCCAAACTTGTATCGAAacataacctacaaaatcataatttaaacaTTCTTTTTCATAATTCTAGAACAGGAATCATCCAAGATTCTTTCATGTCCATTCAAAATTTGACAAAAGCATTATAGATTCATGgtgattaattatttcttttacctactctaattctttttgtttttccataatttattcaaaattgatattataaattCAGTTTCATTCGAAactaattttacaaaaagaCATTCAAGAGAAAATTACATACACAAATGCATCTTTTCATGGCTTTTAAGTTTTGTCTTGTCTTTCTTTCgctttaatgaaaaattatcacaaaaagtaaaacataattaatataagtttaaggttttaaaaagatttttacaCTTTGTTCatgaatattcatttttttacgTGGCGCTTTATGGATACTGCttaaagactaaaaaaaatatactattataCTTTATGACAACTTTCAATAGCTCTTTaactgcattttttttttaaattatatttattattttctaaagaCGTTGGTTGGTAAAACTATTTTCATCTATTCATTAGAAGCACAGcagacaaaattaaaacaaaaatgtaatagATATCTCTGTTTATAATAAGAACATTGTTTGACCAGTTAAAAGCCTATATTATTCAGAAGAGTTCATCTCCAAATACACTGTGAGGAAGAAAGGGTTATatataatgtatgaaaaaaatctTCACcttaaattcacttttaatgtaaattttgcAACTATAACTAAACTCTAAGCATTAGTTGAATGATCACTGCATAAATTAAGAACATATTACCAGATGGCAAAGTTGGATATTCAAGTCATCAATCAATATTGCTCCAATAAAGGGCATTGAAACTTGGTGAGAGGGATTATAGCTTtgttgaaaaaggaaaaaagtgaGAGAGATTAAGGGAAAAGTGATGAATGAGAGCAACCCCTCTGCATTCTTTCTCAGCAAAACAGAGAAGATAGGTTTGTGCCACCTGTTGAATCGTTCTTCATCTCATCCACTGTTCTTTATAAGGGTCAGTGTCCATAACATGGAATTGGATAAAATGCACAATTCACAATCTCAATTGCAAGATGGGGGGTGTTGACTTGCATcaacgtgtatatatatatatatatatatatatatatatatatatccaactTCACTTTTTCAGTTACCACATTAATTAAATCTGAAGCAACCCTCTTACATTAGTGGATAATCAGTATACTTTTGTagtgattttattgtttttaaattctcTCTGCAAAACATTGTAAGGACTTGAAAGAAAACCATGCTAAAAAGAGTACAGTTATTATTGTAACAAGAAGGCACATACTATGAGATTGTTTGAGTAGAATCTAACTCACTACAATACACATGGTAATGTGTTTTCTGTCCTTATATTATTATAACCTAAAATTTCACAATTACATTTGAATTCAAATGTGGTTTGTGTAGTAAAAACCATGATTCTCTTAATACCACCTCTCCAATGCCAACCAAGAATAAGTAACTACAAGCCAAAACTCTATTAAGTGTGTGTTTGTTCTCCTTTTCATACACTAACACTTCCAATTTAAATTTAGAGTTAACTCATCAGTTTTTCTGAAATATagactattttttatttgggtaatgatacataaacaacattttttgacaacatttgaacatcaatcatacatgtcattgtgtgattggtccaaatgacacaatgacactgCCATGAACCAATCATACAATGAcatgtatgatgatgttcaaatgttgtcaaaaaatgttatctaagtatttttatcctttctatttatgtattttttcaGTGTGAAAACCTGCCATCAAcaatccaaattaaaaatagatcTACGAAcccagagaaaaaaaaaagcatacaaAATAGATTCTACTATACATTTTCAAGataaacaaatgataaaataaagtaaCTGTACTAGGGACCACCGTTCGGGAAGAATATAGCCGGACGGTCGGATAAGACAGATCAACTCACTGAAGACGCCCAGTGAGGCGGACGGTTACCTCATAAGACGGCCGGTAGGAATGAATAGTGAGGTCCGGACGGTAGCGGGCGAACGGTCTCCATGGCCAGGGTAAGTTCAAAATAGTTAGTATAATCACATGTTTAAGGTGATTGGGCTGTGATTGGGCCCTAATTAGGGTAACCTTAATACCAGGCCCATGTCCaacactataaatacaggtcaaagGTCTCAAGTAAGTAGGTTCATTCATTACGCATTTATCTCTGAATTTAAAGGCCCGATCGGACACCTTAACTAACTTAAGCATCGGAGtacctttggcaggtaccctCCAAACTCTGGAAGTACAGGAAAGAACTGGTGAAGTGAAGTAGCGGACGGTTCGAGGAGGAGAAATTGTATAGGTTTGGAACTCGGTCTCGTACCGGAACAGTAACATTTAAATATCGTGGTATAAAGATAagctaagaaaagaaaactaaaaagaaacgATGATAATTTTGAAAGTGGAAATTGACATGAAAAGGTGTTGAATTTGGAtttgggaaaagaaaaagagaaatatttatttataaatagattgGTGGGGGAAGAAGGGAAGAGAAGAAGGTTAAAGAGTGGTGTCCTCTTGGGTTTGGTCGACTGCCATTTCCTTTTCTCTTGCCTTTCTATCGTCCACTTTGGAGTGCAAAAGGCTTTCTCCAATTCAACCCTTCCATAaaacaaaaggataaaattCCTGAGAGTGTGTTGTGAGAATCATGGTTTCTGGATGGAGAAG belongs to Vigna radiata var. radiata cultivar VC1973A unplaced genomic scaffold, Vradiata_ver6 scaffold_270, whole genome shotgun sequence and includes:
- the LOC106754811 gene encoding uncharacterized protein LOC106754811, which gives rise to MNGGLSSVIRQVLTKPTIECFNVTNSAGQKDWKDVIIRLIQEQDEGATLTVEDAKQIPRYCLWVEAEPLAKISATQVQKFVWKIVYRFGLPKAIITDNGRQFVDKKLVAFYRELGITPITSSVEHPQTNDQAEATDKIIVQELKKRLGEAKGAWVDELPQVL